The Sebastes umbrosus isolate fSebUmb1 chromosome 19, fSebUmb1.pri, whole genome shotgun sequence genome has a segment encoding these proteins:
- the LOC119478402 gene encoding tumor necrosis factor receptor superfamily member 10B-like, with product MNFDPVVRKLSVFVATLLIGLVCHAAEPPASQWSSDEYKNLTLRRHRTCVENEQYLNQGFCCLNCKAGTYVQKGCERDQEHGNCLPCEHGQTYTEHSNGMNRCLPCTHCRSDEIQTASCTTTTDTRCQCRPGTFCVPDQACEVCKRCAKCKSGEEEVKKCTHFSNTECRKRDPFPAKTSPAPTPTTATAPESIVAPICISLAVIFVLVVIGLAVWWFVFKRRSCETPCLKSHCESSEIVKIPIDESGATAEERQNDQNAGLEGEESRPESRPLLQETGMTKASPPLEDEDRGLGDSLPNTTSSSQTSLSALPTAASSDNTPNTPNTPNTPNTPHQSPTAIRLQPGDMDDPLHHRLVALKGSEKSLRMSFDLFDEYLDVRIHNKFFRKIGVIDNHIRIADNGAPGDKVYELLKNWMQRQGLKADINDLLDALLSMDQRRSAECIASAALQRGYYKHADAP from the exons GTGTTTGTGGCGACGCTCCTCATCGGGCTGGTTTGTCACGCAGCAGAGCCTCCAGCGTCGCAGTGGTCCAGCGATGAATACAAAAACCTCACCCTACGACGACACAGAACATGTGTGGAGAACGAGCAGTACCTCAACCAGGGGTTCTGCTGCCTCAATTGCAAGGCTG GAACCTATGTGCAGAAGGGATGTGAAAGAGACCAAGAACACGGGAACTGTCTTCCCTGTGAGCACGGACAGACCTACACGGAGCACTCCAACGGGATGAACCGCTGTCTGCCCTGTACACACTGCCGCTCAG ATGAGATTCAAACTGCATCCTGCACCACAACTACAGACACCAGGTGCCAGTGCAGACCGGGTACCTTCTGCGTCCCAGATCAGGCATGCGAAGTCTGCAAACGTTGTGCCAA GTGTAAAtcaggggaggaggaggtgaagaagtgcACCCACTTTTCAAACACCGAGTGTCGAAAACGGGATCCGTTCCCCGCCAAAACCTCTCCAGCCCCTACTCCTACAACCGCTACTGCTCCAGAAAGCATTG TTGCTCCTATATGCATTTCTCTGGCCGTCATCTTCGTCCTCGTCGTTATTGGACTGGCTGTGTGGTGGTTCGTGTTCAAGCGGCGTTCATGTGAAACACCAT GTTTAAAGAGCCATTGTGAATCCAGTGAAATTGTGAAGATTCCTATT GACGAGAGTGGAgccacagcagaggagagacagaatgATCAGAACGCAGGTCTGGAGGGGGAAGAGTCTCGTCCGGAGTCCCGGCCCCTGCTGCAGGAGACCGGGATGACCAAGGCCTCCCCTCCACTCGAAGATGAGGACCGAGGACTCGGAGACAGTTTGCCCAACACCACTAGTTCGTCTCAAACTAGCCTGTCAGCCCTGCCCACGGCAGCCTCCTCTGATAACACCCCGAACACCCCGAACACCCCGAACACCCCGAACACCCCACACCAGAGCCCCACTGCCATCCGACTGCAACCTGGAGACATG GATGATCCTCTGCATCATCGACTGGTGGCCCTAAAAG GGTCAGAAAAATCCCTAAGGATGAGCTTTGATTTGTTCGACGAGTACCTGGACGTGCGGATCCACAACAAGTTCTTCAGAAAGATTGGAGTCATTGACAACCATATTCGGATTGCGGATAACGGCGCCCCCGGTGACAAGGTGTATGAACTGCTGAAGAACTGGATGCAGAGGCAGGGACTAAAAGCCGACATCAACGACCTGTTGGATGCTTTGCTAAGTATGGACCAGCGACGCTCAGCTGAGTGCATCGCCTCTGCGGCGCTGCAGAGAGGCTACTACAAGCACGCAGACGCACCCTGA
- the LOC119477723 gene encoding uncharacterized protein LOC119477723, translating to MSPESETAAEPRFIKAITGNIQATTERSFSTKLHDGTARAVTIRPGTYGKVVRKDPNVDAFTFAKPLSKIHKNTERIAETTPVNMEIKETTSSMEVFNRGSTQKADSPPSTETPRTTMSPKSETDAEPRFITGNIQATTEKSFSGLRMRQDIPADTTKLHDGTARAVTNRPGTDRKEVEQDPKVDSFTFPKPSPAIYKPATDTLRKTADDNVPLCRGLIHRTEAGWKRCTERSAGMGTKRFSSDAFKDTGEQWERERMFIRDQKDNLISDDEYYHFYYFDGVLKRVQNNYYPRQRRRKRSPNNSENSVFTVRNKRDNLLSYIQRLTLRNKSPQIIRYRR from the exons ATGAGTCCAGAATCTGAGACTGCCGCTGAGCCCAGATTTATAAAAGCTATAACTGGGAATATCCAAGCTACGACTGAGAGGTCCTTCTCAACCAAACTTCATGACGGCACAGCAAGAGCTGTAACAATCAGGCCAGGAACGTACGGAAAAGTAGTCAGAAAGGATCCAAACGTGGACGCATTTACATTTGCAAAACCTTTATCAAAAatccacaaaaacacagagcGTATAGCGGAGACAACTCCAGTAAACATGGAGATAAAAGAGACAACGTCAAGTATGGAGGTCTTCAATCGAGGCAGCACACAGAAAGCAGATAGTCCGCCAAGTACAGAGACCCCAAGGACGACAATGAGTCCAAAATCTGAGACTGACGCTGAGCCCAGATTTATAACTGGGAATATACAAGCTACGACTGAGAAGTCCTTCTCAGGCCTCAGGATGAGACAGGACATCCCAGCAGATACAACCAAACTTCATGACGGCACAGCCAGAGCTGTAACAAACAGGCCAGGAACTGACAGAAAAGAAGTCGAACAGGATCCAAAAGTGGACTCATTTACATTTCCAAAACCTTCACCAGCAATCTACAAACCAGCTACAGACACGCTTCGAAAA ACTGCAGATGACAACGTGCCACTCTGCAGAGGTTTAATACATCGCACTGAAGCTGGGTGGAAACGCTGTACGGAGAGATCTGCAGGCATGGGAACAAAGAGGTTTTCCTCAGATGCATTTAAGGATACAGGAGAGCAGTGGGAGAGAGAACGCATGTTCATCAGAGACCAGAAAGACAATCTTATTAGTGATGATGAATACTatcatttctattattttgatGGAGTGCTGAAAAGAGTTCAGAATAATTATTACCCGAGACAAAGACGGCGAAAAAGGAGCCCTAATAACTCAGAGAATAGTGTTTTCACAGTGAGAAACAAACGAGACAATCTCCTCAGTTATATCCAACGTCTTACTTTAAGGAATAAATCACCTCAAATAATCAGGTACAGGAGATGA